A window of Perognathus longimembris pacificus isolate PPM17 chromosome 6, ASM2315922v1, whole genome shotgun sequence contains these coding sequences:
- the LOC125353548 gene encoding LOW QUALITY PROTEIN: olfactory receptor 14J1-like (The sequence of the model RefSeq protein was modified relative to this genomic sequence to represent the inferred CDS: inserted 2 bases in 1 codon), producing MVLTNGTKVSGFLLMGFSQNPHLQLLPAFLFLVMYLLALTSNFIIITITSVDEQLQSPMYYFLKQLSLLDASFISVTVPQSIANSLTGNGYISYAQCMLQVFFFTSLGWAELAILTVMSYDHYVAICYPLHYELLMDPRKCKRAVTAVWVSGGITGTLYMAVTLXLTFCKAKVIHQFFCNIPQIVRLSCSNDYLAVDSVHIVIIGAAFTCFISIAFSYTHIFSTVLRIPSAEGRSKVFSTCLPHFFVVSFFLSSGMCANLKPTSDSSTTLDLFLSIFYTVIPPTLNPVIYSLRNETMQRAIQKLMLDREFTEEKMVFQCH from the exons ATGGTTCTGACAAATGGAACCAAAGTAAGTGGATTCCTCCTCATGGGGTTTTCTCAGAATCCTCATCTGCAGCTCTTACCAGCTTTCCTGTTCTTGGTGATGTACCTTTTAGCCTTGACAAGCAACttcatcattatcaccatcacaTCAGTGGATGAGCAACTCCAGTCTCCCATGTATTACTTCCTGAAGCAACTTTCCCTTCTGGATGCCTCCTTCATCTCTGTCACTGTCCCCCAGTCCATTGCAAATTCCCTCACGGGCAACGGCTATATTTCCTATGCTCAGTGCATGCTCCAGGTTTTCTTCTTCACCTCTttgggctgggctgagctggccaTTCTCACGGTGATGTCTTATGACCACTATGTAGCCATTTGCTACCCACTGCACTATGAGCTCCTCATGGATCCCAGAAAGTGTAAGAGAGCTGTGACAGCTGTATGGGTAAGTGGAGGCATCACAGGAACTTTGTATATGGCTGTCACATT TCTCACATTCTGTAAAGCCAAAGTAATTCACCAATTCTTCTGTAATATCCCTCAAATTGTGAGGCTCTCCTGTTCCAATGACTACCTTGCTGTCGATAGTGTACATATTGTCATCATTGGGGCAGCCTTCACCTGTTTCATCTCCATCGCCTTCTCCTACACCCACATATTCTCCACAGTTCTAAGAATCCCCTCTGCTGAAGGCCGATCTAAGGTCTTCTCCACCTGCCTGCCACACTTCTTTGTTGTCTCATTTTTCCTCTCCTCAGGCATGTGTGCAAATCTCAAACCAACTTCAGACTCCTCAACTACCTTGGATCTTTTTCTCTCTATCTTTTACAcagtaattcctccaacactcaACCCTGTTATCTACAGTCTAAGGAATGAGACCATGCAGAGAGCTATCCAGAAGTTAATGTTGGATAGAGAATTCACTGAGGAAAAAATGGTTTTTCAATGCCATTGA